GCCTCAGCTTCATAGGTGATAAGAATACGATGGCGCAGCACGTCGTGGCCAATCGCCTTGATATCTTCCGGTGTAACGTACCCGCGTCCCTTCAGGAAAGCGTGCGCCTTGGCCGCCAGGTTAAGGTAGATCGTGGCACGAGGAGAAGCGCCATAGGCAATTAGGTTCCCCAACTCGCCCAAACCATATTTGTCCGGCTCACGAGTGGCAAAGATGATATTTACGATATACTCCTTGACCTTGTCATCAATATAAATCGAACGCACAACTCCGCGAGCACGAATAATATCTTCAGGTGTGATAACCTTATCGATCTCCGGCAGGGCACCGCCGGTGTTGCGCTCCATGATCTCACGTTCCTCGGCCGGACTGGGGTATCCAATCTTGAGCATGAACATGAAACGATCAATCTGCGCCTCAGGGAGCGGGTACGTGCCTTCCTGCTCAATCGGATTCTGGGTGGCCAGCACCAAAAAAGGCTCGTCCAGCTTGAAAGTAGAATCGCTGATCGTCACCTGACGTTCCTGCATTGCCTCCAGAAGCGCCGACTGGACCTTGGCGGGGGCACGGTTGATCTCGTCAGCCAGAATGATATTGGCGAAGATCGGGCCTTTCTTGACCGAGAACTGAGCGGTCTGGGGATTGTAGATCATGGTACCGATCAAATCGGCCGGCAGCAGATCAGGCGTAAACTGCAAACGCTGAAATTTGGTCTGAACAGCGTCTGACAGCGTCTTGACTGCCAGGGTCTTGGCCAGACCGGGAACACCCTCGATAAGGATATGGCCATCAGCCAGAATACCGATCAGAAGCCGGTCGAGGAGGTACTCCTGTCCGACGATGACTGTCGCCATTTGCTCCGTCAGACGCTTAATGAACGATGATTCCTGCTCCACGCGAGCCTGAATTTCTTGAATATCGGTGTGCATCAATCCTCCGGATATATGTACTTCATAATTTACTTAATAACTCGCGCACTTCGGATTCCAACCGGATAGTATCTCCCGGTGCGGATATTACCGGGCGGAACTTGTCCTTTTCGGCAACGACCATCAATTGCACCAGTTTGTCGATCTGTGATGACGATAACGATGAGCCTTCAAACGCGGCTGACAGGTCTGCCTCGTTGAGACCTTCGGCCTTTATGGAATACTGTGCGGCCAGGAAATCTATCAACAACCGGTGTAGTCCGGACTGGAATTTCTTCATGTCGGAGTCGGCTTCCTGTTTGAGCAAAGCCAATTCATCGAGAGCCTTCTCGGTCGGTCTTTGCTCCGATGGTCCGTCCGCTTTTCTTTTTGAGCGCACTACCACCACAACTACAATTACTACGACCACAATGGCCGCAATGACCACGATTAGCCAGATCGAGACACCGGCCTTCTCCTTTTCGACCGGAACAGGTTCCCGGATCTGGACCGTCATCGCCTCAGTGACTAATTCTCCCTCGGCACTATCAGCCCGGGTTATATAACTAATGACGATAGGATCGATCTTCCCAAGTCCGGCCGAGGTCGGAATAAGTGTGTACCTATAGGTTTTGGTTGTGATCTCATCCGATCCTGATCCCGATGCTGCTATGGAGGAAGTGAACCCTCCAACCCGCAGACGATCAAAATATGTTTCGAGAGGTTGCTTGAACCTGTAAGACGCCTGAGACCCATCCCACTGCAACTTGATCTCAAAGACCGTGCTATCCTCGAAAGCTACCGTCGCTTTTTCAAGTGACTGCGAGACAGATATGCCGTCAGCCAGACAAGAACTCGCCAGGATCACCAATGCTGTCAGAACCAGAGTAGCTAATCTCACAAACTTCCGATCACCTTTCATTCTCGAAAACCCAACTGCAACGATGAGTTGAGCCAGACTACCTTACAGTTGATCTTATACTCCAAATTCGGACGACAGTTTCACAAAAAGCCGTCATGCAAGCACCAACGCGACAATACCAAGAACCATGCCGACCTTCAGACCAAATGTTCCGATAGCCAGCATCCGCGGGCTGGGATTGCCCCAGATCAGAATCAATAGTGCCAACAGGGGCAGGTCAATAATATAAACAGTTATGATCTTGTAGACTGAGCCAAACCACCCGACCAGAACAGGCACAATAGTCAGAACAACCAGAACGCCGAACAACACCAGGGCCGTAGCAAGAGCGGAGCGGGGTTCAATAATTTGTGGAAACGTCCTGATACCGACCCGGCGATCACGGTCAATACCCTCAACATCCTTAAGAATCTCGCGCACCAGGTACAGAAACACAGCAAACAGAGCCGGTATCAGAGGCCCTGGCAATTCCCATGTCCAGGCTGTATTTATTGCCAATCCGCCAGTAATAAACGTTAGACCACTTAGTACGGCGATAATGACATTACCCAGCAACGGAACACGTTTGAGTTTGAAATTGTATGCAATCAGCATAACCAGAGCCAACCCTACCACGGTGGTCACAGACCAGTTGACCGAAATCGCCGCAATCAATGCACCAAGAGCACAGACCACCGCTACAAC
This DNA window, taken from Candidatus Zixiibacteriota bacterium, encodes the following:
- a CDS encoding MoxR family ATPase, with product MHTDIQEIQARVEQESSFIKRLTEQMATVIVGQEYLLDRLLIGILADGHILIEGVPGLAKTLAVKTLSDAVQTKFQRLQFTPDLLPADLIGTMIYNPQTAQFSVKKGPIFANIILADEINRAPAKVQSALLEAMQERQVTISDSTFKLDEPFLVLATQNPIEQEGTYPLPEAQIDRFMFMLKIGYPSPAEEREIMERNTGGALPEIDKVITPEDIIRARGVVRSIYIDDKVKEYIVNIIFATREPDKYGLGELGNLIAYGASPRATIYLNLAAKAHAFLKGRGYVTPEDIKAIGHDVLRHRILITYEAEAEEIDSDSIVAKVFDAIEVP
- a CDS encoding geranylgeranylglycerol-phosphate geranylgeranyltransferase gives rise to the protein MRVVLDIFRLIRFFNCLLTMMAVWVGAYMTWGDPIYYGPLLASVAAFLVCACGNCVNDLLDVEIDRVNYPHRVLAEGRLSKKFAVVVAVVCALGALIAAISVNWSVTTVVGLALVMLIAYNFKLKRVPLLGNVIIAVLSGLTFITGGLAINTAWTWELPGPLIPALFAVFLYLVREILKDVEGIDRDRRVGIRTFPQIIEPRSALATALVLFGVLVVLTIVPVLVGWFGSVYKIITVYIIDLPLLALLILIWGNPSPRMLAIGTFGLKVGMVLGIVALVLA